The window AATTAGTCTCAAGTATATATTTTGTGCAAATTAAGAAAATGGaggaaaaatggtaaaataaaatattttgttcaccCCACTTATTTAGAATTATTGGATATCTTAACTATTCATTTTGAATCATTCATATTATTGAACAATGGTCGATCATTTTTTTATCTCATGCATCTATGTTAAGTCTCGTTTAATTTCTTTCACATAATTTATTTGCTCTTTAATTATTATCATAAATgcacatattttaaaaaaacacttcaTTTCTCTTTTTTGCCACTAATTTAATGGGATAAAGTAGTATACCTTAAAaagaagtgaaaaaaatatgactattattaattttttataattatattattatttaaaaattataatatttttatataagtaTTAATGGTGCATTGAACAAAAGAAAACTGGAGGACCCGTTTTTATCATCTTTTTCGGTAATCAACGGTTGGAAAAAGTTTAATAACTTTTATAGAACTGacaaataaaatagtaataattatatactaacggcctgtttggtacatggtattagagggtagtaatggtaataaaattaagtaataaaaaatttagttgtttgaatgccttcaatggtaatggatggtaataaaataaggtaatgaaattaccaaaaatgaccatttttattaccatttttattaccatcaaacaacctggtattaggctgtaatgataatgaagtattactgtggtaataaaataagataatgttgtttcgaactgaagaaaaaaaataataaagaaaaaaaaggtaatgtatgtaattatccaaaaaaatattattattaaaaaaagaatcattagatagaataatttagatacaataatacttttagatataaatatacaataatgaaactaagagtcattaccattttttattactaacaatcaaatgcaatcaatggaatattatgttccattaccattctttagtcatgcataccaaacaaaaaaatcttcattaccaattctcatattcattccttcattactattgccattataacatttcatttccattacttcattaccatcaaccaaacggaccgtaaaATCTCAATATTAGACTAGTGATACTTTAGCAACAATAAACTCCAATAAAACTTTAAGCCAttgaacaaaagaaaatattggaAATAATTCAGATTCAGCAATAATTCATTTTAACAACGAGATTTATACATTGAACATGGAACGAGGGATTAGATGAAATACATAAGCGCAAAAATTCAATTCACAACTAAACAAAAGAGAAAGCAACATCAAGCTTCAAAACTtgaaaaatagaagaaaaagaaTAATCAAGTACTTGAATCAGATGCAAAGATGCAGGTTCTGTTGTTATTACACCAAAAGCCTCTCCTAATATTCGCATTCTTCATTCACATTTCAATCAAAACTCCAATTGATATTGATAAAAGGCAATGAAATACTTCGTAGTATGAACAATAGTTCAATCAACAGAAGCAAAATAGAAGAAGAGAGGCTactgcatttatttattattttacagtaaaaatgaagaattacaagatAAGTGAGAGAAGTAGTAAAGTAAAGAAAATACTAGTGCAATATATATACAaagagttaaaaaaaaaaaaaaaaaaaagaaaatcaagaagagGACCACAACACTTTATGAAGCATTCTGTTAGCCTACGTAACAGAATTCTGTTGCATTACTTGCAGCTGTATTCTTGGCTGTTGTGAGCTGGCAAGATCAGTAGGGAGAGTATCATGTATGGTGCAGATACAGGACTTGTGATGTTCCTTAGCATGAGGATGCTTAATATCCCCTCGCAAACTTAGGGCGGGATAAACACCAAGTTTGGACAAGATCAGCCAATTGTTGATGCGTGGGAACATAATTAAGTTGAATGAGACCTTCAAGCACCTTTCACGTGTAAAATGACAATCGATAGAAATATGTTTGGTGCGTTCATGCTGAATTGGATTATGAGCAAGGTGAATAATGGCGAACTGGTTGTCACAAAAAAGAGTGACAGGCTGCAAGTCAGTCATGCCAAGTTCAGTCAATATAAAGAATAAGTTGCTGTAACATGACAACACTTTGAGATTTGGACTTCATCAAATATACCCATGTATTGCGTGTTCAGGGGAGTCTTTAGAGGCAATAATGACAATACTTGCTTTATTGGGAGTAGCCTCTTCATCATGAATAAGTAACAAGTTTTTATCCAGAGTGTAATAGAGCCTATTTTGAAGTTTACAAAGAGGCATGAGCCTTTTCATTGAAAGGTCCTGAACATAGCAAAAGTGATTAGTGAAAAGTACTGAGATGTCATTGTCCATAGTTAACTTGTGGACAGATATGAGATTAAAATGTATATCTggaacaaataaaacatttttGAGCATCAAGCCTTCTTTCAACAGAACATTTCCAATCTTCTTCACAAGTAATTTAGTTCCATCAGGAATAGTGATATTATGTTGTCCTTCAATATCTCTAAAATCTTGTAATAAGTTGATAGTGTTGCACATATGATCAGttgctccactatcaattattCATTGTATAGTAGTAATATGAGATAATTGACAGAGAGTACCTACTAAATGAGCTGAGGCATCAGTAGTGAAAGTATCTTTCTCAGACATGGAATCTTTCTTGTTAAGAAGCATAAGGAGAgtgttgtattgtgcaggagTAAAACCAGTATTATCCACCTCCATCTTTACCTCATCAATGCTACCAACAGAACCGgcaaattttttgtttgaaccGGCCTTATTGGAACTTAGATAACCATGGATCTTGAAACACCTATCCATAGTATGTCCCGAGATTTTGCAGTGGTCACTGAAATAAACATTTCTTTTGCCTCCATTCGAAGAGTTTGAAGAACCTCTATTATTGTGATTCTTGTCATAATACTTCCTTTTATCCATGACAAAAGCCGCTGAATCAGTAGGTGTTAAGCTAACCTTACTGATTTCTTAGTGTCTATGTTCCTGCATAAGTAATCTATAGATTTGTCAGGGATTAGGTAATTCGTCCATCATCAAAATATTGGTATGAATCTGACTGTAATGATCATCTAATTTCATCAGAAAATTAATGATCCTCCTATTCTCCTGCTGTTTTAGGTTTCTTTTAGTTGTATTACATGAACATCCATTACAAGTACAAAAAGATAATGGATCAACATTGTCTAACTCATCCCACAGTGCTTTTGC of the Amaranthus tricolor cultivar Red isolate AtriRed21 chromosome 6, ASM2621246v1, whole genome shotgun sequence genome contains:
- the LOC130814610 gene encoding uncharacterized protein LOC130814610, encoding MDKRKYYDKNHNNRGSSNSSNGGKRNVYFSDHCKISGHTMDRCFKIHGYLSSNKAGSNKKFAGSVGSIDEVKMEVDNTGFTPAQYNTLLMLLNKKDSMSEKDTFTTDASAHLVGPFNEKAHASL